One region of Halococcus salifodinae DSM 8989 genomic DNA includes:
- a CDS encoding ABC transporter ATP-binding protein has translation MSAIELDGVTKRFGDVTALENCDLDVHEGEIYGFLGPNGAGKSTTINILLDFIRPTAGSARVLGHDAQAESQQIRERVGVLPEGFDVYNRLTGRQHLEFAINSKGSDDDPDALAERVGIADAIDRKAGGYSKGMAQRLVLAMALVGQPDLLILDEPSTGLDPNGAREMREIIRAERDRGATVFFSSHILGQVDAICDRVGILRGGELVAEDTVEGLRDATSAEATLVVEVDRLPDGVLEEVRALPSVSDVSAEGTTIRASCDDSAKTKVLGTIEDSGATVEDFSTEDASLEELFASYTNDSPVRSTGKSGGTDGQASEHEEVRT, from the coding sequence ACGAAGGCGAGATCTACGGGTTCTTGGGGCCCAATGGGGCAGGAAAGTCGACCACGATCAACATCCTGCTCGACTTCATCCGACCGACGGCCGGCAGCGCGCGGGTGCTCGGCCACGACGCACAGGCCGAAAGCCAGCAGATCCGCGAGCGCGTCGGCGTCCTCCCCGAGGGGTTCGACGTGTACAACCGGCTGACCGGCCGACAGCACCTCGAGTTCGCCATCAACTCGAAGGGGAGCGACGACGATCCCGACGCGCTCGCCGAGCGAGTGGGGATCGCCGACGCGATCGATCGAAAGGCCGGTGGCTACTCGAAGGGGATGGCCCAGCGCCTGGTACTCGCGATGGCGCTCGTCGGCCAGCCCGATCTGCTGATCCTCGACGAACCCTCGACAGGATTGGACCCCAACGGCGCACGCGAGATGCGCGAGATCATCCGGGCCGAGCGCGACCGCGGCGCGACGGTGTTCTTCTCGAGCCACATCCTCGGTCAGGTCGACGCGATCTGTGATCGCGTGGGCATTCTCCGCGGCGGTGAACTCGTCGCCGAAGACACCGTCGAGGGGCTGCGCGACGCGACCAGCGCCGAGGCGACTCTGGTGGTCGAGGTCGATCGACTTCCGGACGGCGTGCTTGAGGAAGTCCGCGCCCTCCCATCGGTCTCGGACGTGAGCGCCGAGGGGACCACGATCCGGGCGTCGTGTGACGACTCTGCGAAGACCAAAGTGCTGGGAACCATCGAGGACAGCGGTGCGACAGTCGAGGACTTCTCGACCGAGGACGCCTCGCTCGAAGAGCTGTTCGCCTCCTACACCAACGACAGTCCTGTCCGATCGACCGGGAAGAGCGGTGGGACGGACGGACAGGCCAGCGAACACGAGGAGGTCAGAACGTGA